A single region of the Malaclemys terrapin pileata isolate rMalTer1 chromosome 2, rMalTer1.hap1, whole genome shotgun sequence genome encodes:
- the SDC2 gene encoding syndecan-2 — translation MRSAWILLTCGLVAYVSGESRAELTSDKDLYLDNSSVEEASGVYPIDDDDYSSGSGSGAEEDEDNTVIATSRTLPKIPSTSDAPKADTTTLKTQTKIPAQTKSPEEIDDKEEIHKTNSNANKNKNDPGDDTDVFTEKHSENLFQRTEVLAAVIAGGVIGFLFAIFLILLLVYRMRKKDEGSYDLGERKPSSAAYQKAPTKEFYA, via the exons AGAGCAGAATTGACCTCTGATAAAGACCTGTATCTTGACAATAGCTCTGTTGAAGAAGCATCAGGTGTCTATCCAATTGATGACGACGATTATTCTTCTGGGTCCGGCTCAG gagCTGAAGAAGATGAAGATAATACAGTGATAGCAACGTCTAGAACACTTCCAAAGATACCGTCAACTAGTGATGCGCCTAAAGCTGACACAACTACACTGAAAACACAGACCAAGATTCCTGCACAAACGAAG TCACCTGAAGAAATTGATGACAAAGAGGAAATTCACAAGACTAACTCTAACGCTAACAAAAATAAGAACGACCCAGGTGATGACACTGATGTATTTACTGAGAAGCACTCAGAAAACCTCTTTCAGAGAACAGAAGTACTTGCAG CTGTTATTGCTGGTGGAGTTATTGGCTTTCTCTTCGCAATTTTCCTTATCTTGCTGTTGGTATATCGCATGAGGAAGAAGGATGAAGGCAGCTACGACCTTGGTGAACGTAAACCATCCAGTGCTGCCTATCAAAAGGCACCTACTAAGGAGTTTTATGCATAA